ATGAAGCCAACAAGATCCCGCCAACGGGATTTTTCTTAGCCGGGGATCGGGGACGAACTGGCGTTTTCGTCCGGTTTTTTCATCGGAAATATTGCAAAATTCATGAATAAATTCCTTCGCCCAAACGTCCATATATATGAAAAATCGTTGAGATGGCCGCGCCATGTTGTGGTAAGATACCGGAACCAAAAGGAACGCATATCAAAACGCGAAAATGGAGGTAGTGCAATGAAAACGTGGACGTTGGCCTTGACCGTGGCAGGCGTCGCGATTGTGTTTGTTTCGTTGACCGGCTGCCAAACGCGGGCGCAGGAAGGCGCATTGCTGGGCGGTGCGCTGGGCGCCGGCACGGGCGCGATTATTGGCAGTACGACCGGCCACGCGGCCGGCGGAGCGCTGATCGGCGGCGCCGTTGGCGCATTTTCGGGCGCCATCATCGGCGATCAACTGGATCAGGCCAACAAGCGGCCTGCCGCGCCGCCTCCGTCGAATACCACCCGCGGCCATTACGAGAATCGCATTGTCCGAACCCCATCCGGAGAAACCTACGAAGAACGGGTCTGGGTGCCCGACCGCTAATCCCGCTTCGGGATTGATCACGCAGCGCCGCTGGCGGACCGTGTGCGCATGCACAACGGCGGCGGCGATGTTGATGGCGTGGTGGGGGCCCCATACCGTGGACTGGATACGAAATCCCATCGCCTTTTTCGGCTATTGGGTTCTTTTCGTGTTGCTGTTGGCAATCACTTTTTTCACAGTCGCTCTGGACATTCGTTACATCCGGTTGCAGTATCGGCTGGGACAGCGTGAATTGCTGCGCCAGACGCTGGAAGACGAGGAATTTCGGCGCGCGTTGCTGGATGCCCGGAAAGCGGGGGGAAACGGCCGCCAACGAGATTGAACGGGCAGGCAAGGAAGGGTGTTCCGTGCAATTTCCAAAAATTTCCGCAAGGGAAATACTAATCGCTGTGGCGCTGATCGTGGTCGTGATGACGATCTACGGGCGGACGGCGCAGTTCGAGTTTTTGAATTACGACGACAACCTGTACGTGACCGGATGCGTGCAGACCCGGAACGGCCTGAATTGGGACAATGTCGGGTGGGCGTTCACCACAGGCGCCGCGTCGAACTGGCACCCGTTGACGTGGCTGTCGTACATGCTGGATGTGAGCCTCTTCGGCGACAAACCGGGGCCGATGCACCTCGAAAACGCCGTCTGGCATGCCGTCAACAGCGTGTTGCTTTTCCTCCTGTTGCGAATGACCACCGGCGCCATGGGACGCAGCGCGTTTGTGGCGGCGTTGTTTGCGCTGCACCCGTTGCATGTGGAATCGGTGGCCTGGATCGCCG
The nucleotide sequence above comes from Candidatus Hydrogenedentota bacterium. Encoded proteins:
- a CDS encoding glycine zipper domain-containing protein; the protein is MKTWTLALTVAGVAIVFVSLTGCQTRAQEGALLGGALGAGTGAIIGSTTGHAAGGALIGGAVGAFSGAIIGDQLDQANKRPAAPPPSNTTRGHYENRIVRTPSGETYEERVWVPDR